The Belonocnema kinseyi isolate 2016_QV_RU_SX_M_011 chromosome 10, B_treatae_v1, whole genome shotgun sequence genome has a window encoding:
- the LOC117181519 gene encoding enoyl-CoA delta isomerase 2, mitochondrial isoform X1, translating to MSQNTEPDLIVTNSKGILKVTLNRPSKKNALTILMYKKLADIINGSVENANICMLVITGKGDFFCSGSDFPDAMSSEIKNPNEVFKEFVDAMITYPKLLVAVVNGPAIGIGTTMLALFDIVYASEKAYFSTPFANLGLVAESCSSYTFSRIMGKAKAGEMLYFCHKMSVEEARECGFISKIYKDDSVDKVWKRLENMATNMSFESFRAIKKLVKRWNQDLLLRVNAEEVQELEERYKSEDFVNRVMTFFTRKSKM from the exons ATGTCACAAAACACTGAACCTGATCTTATTGTCACAAACAgcaaagggattttaaaagttacTCTCAATAGGCCCTCAAAAAAGAATGCTCTGACTATACTG ATGTACAAAAAGCTCGCTGACATAATAAATGGCTCAGTAGAAAATGCTAATATTTGTATGCTAGTAATAACTGGAAAAGGCGATTTTTTTTGCAGCGGAAGTGACTTTCCTGATGCCATGTCTTCCGAAATTAAAAATCCCAACGAAGTATTTAA AGAATTTGTCGATGCGATGATCACTTACCCTAAACTATTGGTAGCAGTTGTGAATGGACCAGCAATTGGAATTGGGACAACGATGCTTGCCCTTTTTGACATAGTTTACGCATCCgaaaag gCATATTTTTCTACTCCATTCGCTAATTTGGGACTTGTGGCGGAAAGTTGTTCGAGTTATACATTTTCACGAATCATGGGAAAAGCAAAG gcTGGAGAAATGCtttatttttgtcataaaatgaGCGTTGAAGAAGCCAGAGAATGTGGTTTTATCAGTAAAATTTATAAAGACGATTCTGTGGATAAAGTTTGGAAGCGTTTGGAAAATATGGCAACAAATATGTCCTTCGAG AGTTTCCGGGcgataaaaaaattagtgaaacgATGGAATCAGGATCTTCTGTTGCGAGTGAACGCTGAAGAAGTGCAAGAATTGGAGGAACGTTATAAATCCGAAGACTTTGTTAATCGCGTTATGactttttttactagaaaaagtaAAATGTAA
- the LOC117181519 gene encoding enoyl-CoA delta isomerase 2, mitochondrial isoform X2 — protein MYKKLADIINGSVENANICMLVITGKGDFFCSGSDFPDAMSSEIKNPNEVFKEFVDAMITYPKLLVAVVNGPAIGIGTTMLALFDIVYASEKAYFSTPFANLGLVAESCSSYTFSRIMGKAKAGEMLYFCHKMSVEEARECGFISKIYKDDSVDKVWKRLENMATNMSFESFRAIKKLVKRWNQDLLLRVNAEEVQELEERYKSEDFVNRVMTFFTRKSKM, from the exons ATGTACAAAAAGCTCGCTGACATAATAAATGGCTCAGTAGAAAATGCTAATATTTGTATGCTAGTAATAACTGGAAAAGGCGATTTTTTTTGCAGCGGAAGTGACTTTCCTGATGCCATGTCTTCCGAAATTAAAAATCCCAACGAAGTATTTAA AGAATTTGTCGATGCGATGATCACTTACCCTAAACTATTGGTAGCAGTTGTGAATGGACCAGCAATTGGAATTGGGACAACGATGCTTGCCCTTTTTGACATAGTTTACGCATCCgaaaag gCATATTTTTCTACTCCATTCGCTAATTTGGGACTTGTGGCGGAAAGTTGTTCGAGTTATACATTTTCACGAATCATGGGAAAAGCAAAG gcTGGAGAAATGCtttatttttgtcataaaatgaGCGTTGAAGAAGCCAGAGAATGTGGTTTTATCAGTAAAATTTATAAAGACGATTCTGTGGATAAAGTTTGGAAGCGTTTGGAAAATATGGCAACAAATATGTCCTTCGAG AGTTTCCGGGcgataaaaaaattagtgaaacgATGGAATCAGGATCTTCTGTTGCGAGTGAACGCTGAAGAAGTGCAAGAATTGGAGGAACGTTATAAATCCGAAGACTTTGTTAATCGCGTTATGactttttttactagaaaaagtaAAATGTAA